One Clostridium estertheticum DNA segment encodes these proteins:
- the pdhA gene encoding pyruvate dehydrogenase (acetyl-transferring) E1 component subunit alpha, with translation MLTEKYNSLNKEIFSVLDKYGVVINEDLLPKLEKEKLIILYKTMLHSRIADGKALQYQRQGRMLTFAPNHGEEAAQVGSIAATEERDWLVPAFREMGAWLYKGVSLEQIYLYWYGNEAGSKFPPNVKMLPISVPIASQLNHATGLAMASKIKGEDHVTIAYVGDGGTSQGEFHEALNFASVFSSPVIFVILNNQFAISVGRASQTRSETLAQKGIAYGMPNILVDGNDVLAMYAATKEAVDRARNGGGPTLIEAYTYRIGAHTTSDDPTLYRKDEEVEEWKKKDPIIRMKKYLIEKELWSEGEDLKETESYEAFVNETFKKVEASGIVPLEDIFKYQYEKMTPNLVEQYEEYNEFLKEGGK, from the coding sequence ATGCTTACTGAAAAATATAATTCATTAAATAAAGAAATCTTCTCCGTACTAGATAAATACGGTGTAGTTATAAATGAAGATTTGCTTCCTAAATTAGAAAAAGAAAAATTAATCATATTATATAAGACAATGCTTCATAGTCGTATTGCAGACGGAAAGGCTTTGCAATATCAAAGACAAGGTAGAATGTTAACCTTTGCTCCAAACCATGGTGAAGAGGCTGCCCAGGTTGGTTCTATTGCAGCTACGGAAGAAAGAGATTGGTTAGTTCCCGCTTTTAGAGAAATGGGAGCTTGGCTCTATAAAGGAGTATCTTTAGAACAAATTTATTTATACTGGTATGGAAACGAAGCCGGAAGTAAATTTCCACCTAATGTAAAAATGCTTCCAATTTCTGTGCCCATCGCCTCTCAGTTAAATCATGCTACTGGGCTAGCCATGGCTTCTAAAATCAAAGGAGAAGATCATGTAACAATAGCGTACGTAGGTGATGGTGGAACTTCTCAAGGAGAATTCCATGAAGCATTAAATTTTGCTTCAGTATTTTCATCACCAGTGATATTTGTCATATTAAATAACCAATTTGCCATTTCCGTAGGTAGGGCATCTCAAACTAGATCAGAAACTTTAGCCCAAAAAGGTATCGCATATGGCATGCCAAACATTTTAGTGGATGGAAATGATGTTCTAGCAATGTATGCAGCTACAAAAGAAGCTGTAGATAGAGCACGAAATGGCGGTGGCCCAACCTTAATTGAAGCTTATACCTATAGAATTGGAGCTCATACAACTTCTGATGATCCTACTTTATATAGGAAAGATGAAGAAGTAGAAGAGTGGAAGAAAAAAGACCCTATTATAAGAATGAAAAAATACCTAATAGAAAAAGAACTGTGGTCTGAAGGTGAAGATTTAAAAGAAACTGAAAGCTATGAAGCCTTCGTAAATGAAACTTTTAAAAAAGTAGAAGCCTCTGGCATAGTACCTTTAGAGGATATTTTTAAATATCAGTATGAAAAAATGACTCCAAATTTAGTGGAGCAATATGAAGAATATAATGAATTTTTAAAGGAAGGAGGAAAATAG
- a CDS encoding alpha-ketoacid dehydrogenase subunit beta, with the protein MPILNIIGAVNYALDQEMARDKTVVTYGEDVGVEGGVFRATVGLQKKYGIDRCFDTPLSEAAIVGSAVGMAINGLKPVVEMQFDGFVLPALNQIIGHVARMRNRSRGTYTLPMVIRMPYGGGIRALEHHSESIESIFSHIPGLQVVIPSTPYDTKGLLLAAIRSPDPVIFLEPKRIYRAFKQEVPEEDYIIPIGKAKVVKEGSRITVVAWGAMVREVQNAIEEVEKDGISVELIDLRTIAPFDKETILKSVKKTGRFLVVHEAFKSFGPGAELIATVNEGAFLHLEAPPTRLAGFDTTVPLPKGEDHFIIRPDRIAHKIREVVNF; encoded by the coding sequence ATGCCTATTTTAAATATAATTGGTGCAGTAAATTACGCATTAGATCAAGAAATGGCAAGAGATAAAACTGTTGTAACCTATGGAGAAGACGTTGGTGTTGAAGGTGGCGTTTTTAGAGCAACTGTTGGACTCCAAAAAAAATATGGAATAGATAGATGTTTTGATACTCCACTGTCAGAGGCTGCGATAGTTGGCAGCGCTGTAGGTATGGCTATTAATGGATTAAAACCTGTGGTAGAAATGCAATTTGATGGTTTTGTACTTCCAGCTTTAAACCAAATCATTGGGCATGTGGCTAGAATGAGGAACAGGTCAAGAGGAACTTATACCCTTCCGATGGTGATTCGTATGCCTTATGGTGGTGGAATTCGTGCCTTAGAGCATCACTCTGAAAGTATAGAATCAATTTTTTCTCATATTCCAGGACTTCAAGTAGTTATTCCATCAACTCCATACGATACAAAAGGGTTGCTACTGGCTGCTATTCGAAGCCCTGACCCTGTTATATTTTTAGAACCAAAAAGAATTTATAGAGCCTTCAAGCAAGAAGTTCCAGAGGAGGATTATATAATTCCTATTGGCAAAGCAAAGGTTGTAAAAGAAGGAAGTCGTATTACTGTAGTAGCTTGGGGCGCAATGGTTCGTGAAGTTCAAAATGCAATTGAAGAAGTTGAAAAGGACGGAATTTCCGTGGAGCTTATTGATTTAAGAACTATCGCACCCTTTGACAAGGAAACAATACTTAAATCAGTAAAGAAAACTGGACGTTTTTTAGTTGTTCATGAAGCATTTAAATCCTTTGGACCCGGTGCTGAACTAATTGCTACCGTAAATGAAGGTGCATTTTTACATTTAGAAGCACCTCCAACTAGACTTGCTGGCTTTGATACTACTGTTCCCCTTCCAAAGGGAGAAGATCATTTTATTATTCGGCCAGATCGCATTGCTCATAAAATAAGAGAGGTTGTTAATTTTTAA